atgtttattctaatatttattttgcggGTATACGCCTGCCttataacaattatttttatttttttttttatttagatttacaataattttgcaagaaaaatatttctttatgtGTTAAACTACTATAATGTTTAATATTGTAATATATAGAGTTATAATGatgaatattataattataattgatacgtataaaaaataatgaagaaaataagGAAACAGTAAGAAAAAGtcaaagtaaattattattttaaacataactTAATTGCATGCAAACTGtcaaataaatcataataaagTCCTTCAATGGAATTTTGTACCATGTTAATGTTGATAAGTTTATCtgaaaaaacataataaaaaatgtaaaagaataataataattaaaaaaatgaacttaaaaTACAATGATTCTTATAATGAACACTCTACGTCAAAGTAATATGGGTAAActttatttctataaaaatatctatCGTCTTAAAAACTCAACTAGACAGGAGTTATATGCGAAAATCTAAGCAAATAATCTATGAAAAGCTCTTAAAGAACAATTCAAAAACGAATAACATtactgattaaattttttgctgcgTTGATACTTACCGAAAGTAATTTAACTAAATGCTGTGTGGgacttgatgatgatgttgcttCAATTGATGTCAAATATTGATAGTAATAGTTAGCAATATTAATAGCATTAACATTATCTATATTATTGTTGTGGTTGTTGTTGCTTAAATTATGCATATAAATCAAGTAGTTGAGTAATTCTACCTCCTACATTCCGTATCCTTGATAAGGCATTTGATAGCCGGGCGCATATTGCTGTTGGGGAATATATTGGGGAGGGATTCCCATGCCTGGGCCTGCTGTCAACATTAATTGTGGTTCCGGCATAATCATTGGCTTAACTTCGGAGTTTTCTGTATCTTTTTGCCGTTCTTGCTCTACTTGTTCTAACTTATCTACCTTTGATGTGTATTCACGAGTAACCTGTTGagagagaaaataattataaaaaaagtaattgaacattgaaaaaaacgtTCTGAACATACTTGGATCAAATACGGCATTGCGAAATCCATGATATTATGTCTCCACGCGAGCTCAAGAATCACATCTGGTCTTAGAAGATCATAGCACTGTAGAAAACAAATGTTAAATAGCTAAACAACTTTTGAATACGAAAAATTACACTTTGAACTTACTTGGAATAAGCATGCAGCAAAGCAGTCAAATGCTTTACGTTCAAGGAACCATCCAAGAAGCTCTTCGGCAATTTCTCCTTGATGTGATTCAGCTGCGTATTCCATCGCATCTTTGAAAAGACGATCCTTTTTACATAGCTCGACACTTTGCTTCCAACGATTATTTCctacaaataaattatattgaataaatataattttattagttgTTTAAGGCAAATTTGTAGGTAtatatatttacttttaaatgatGTGTACaatcttttataaaatgttctaaaaattgttaaaaatttttctatgaagttttcaacttctaatatgtaatttatgtttaaaaaaataaagttcgatTGTCAAAACGGTTAAAagcatttaaacaaaaaaatttcaaaacatttttgaaaaatgggaATAACAGTTTTCTGATggcaaaatcaatattaagTAGGTATAtacaaatgttaataaaaaataataataggtaATGCTTTTTAGAATTCTTATCATTTATGTATAAACATAACGAACAcctaattttatattcaatatgaaatatttttgtttaccttTATACAAATATGCTGCGATCCGTCTAAACTCAGTTAACTCGTGTTTCTCGAGTTTTTGAGCCAATGCAATGTtgtcaaaattatcgaaagcATCGATACTTGTACGTAAACCTTGATAATCTTCTTCATCAATAAGGAGTCCATTAAGTGCTTCATTGATTGCCTTGTTATTCAAGCTTTGTACAGAACGCAAATAAGGTTTAACAAGTTGAAGATGTCctgtttttgtgaaaaagttaACTGCACGTGTGTGATCCATGCGTGGCGCCAATACGAGCAACATATCATTCAACAAAAGAGGTTTATAGTCAAGATAGAACTGTATTGATTTGTAGTAAAGCTCGATATTAGCCACCTTTGTGATTATATCTTTGAAATGTCCTTCACGCCATGCCTCCGTTGGATGAGCCATCATTGCCAAAACAGCATTATCATACTCTTCATATTTGTCATACAAAAATACAAGTTCTGACCACAAATGCGCAGATTCAGCAGCTCTCAATACTTTTGGAATATTGACACGAGACCAAAATAACTCCAAATGTTCACGCATCTTAGCTGGCTTGTATTTTGAATATAGAATAGCTAATTCGGTGAACATTCCCATGTGAGCACGTTCAAGACCTAATGCAGCTTCCAATAATCCAATCAATTCTTCGAAATGACCTCGATCTTGATAATAGTTGATCAAATCTTCTAATTCATCGGCGTGAACAACAATATGCAAACCACACATTTGAGCCAATCGAAATTCTTGGGCATCAACACAGGCGAAACATACTTCTTTCCATGTACGAGTGCTGTTGGCTTTTCGTGCACCGTCAACAGCACCTTGAAATTCCTTCAAGTGTACCAATGTGATAGCCAAGCGAGCAAAGTTGCTAACGTTGTTATATAACAACTTTGCTGCCTCATACATTTTGTCGTTGAAACAACGATCACCAATTTTTTGGATATCAGCGTGATTGGGTCCCGAAACGAATTCCTCCAAATCAGCTAATCGTCCCGTTCGTGCATAGGCGTAAATCAATTCACTTTCGATATAACTTTCGCGAGCTTTTTTGCGTGCCATTTGCAAATAACGTACCAAATCTTCCCAAGAATCGTTTTTGCTTGCGACGTCTACAACATCAATGTACGCCGATGGATCATCAGCTTTGATATAACTGTCAATAGCCTCCTTTACTTTTCCTTGTTGCAATTGTGCTTTTGCAAGTTGAGACCATACAGCAGGCTCATTGCAACGTTCTGCGAACTCATTAGCTCTTTCAAGGTTTTcgacattttcaattaaaacctGAATAGCTGATGTGTTTACGTCAAATTTGCGGAAAATTGCAAATGCTTCTTCATACAATTGATTACTAATTGCGATGTTTGCAATATCGGGAGCATCATAGTTATCCAAACGATTGATGTAGTCCATAACACGAGTTCTATCGGCTTTGATCGCTGTCAAAATCAACAGATTTTGTAAGTTACGATGATCGGAGAATACGCTAGAATCCAAAACAATCTTCTCGAGTAACTCGATGAGTTCATTAGGCAAATCAGCAGCCATGAATGCCTTCACAGTTGTCGAAATGTCATCTGGATCTTGAGTTTCTGACAACGCAGTTTGAACAACTTGATCTATCAATTGTCTTTTGTATGGATTAGATTCCAACAAAACTTCAGCCCAAAGATCAGGATCACGGCGACGTACCAAATAACGGGCTTCTGATTTAAACAAAGAGTTTTCATTACAAACCGCAATTAATTCACGATCGCATTGTCCTCGTTCATAGGCGACACATGCCAAATGAGGATCCCGTTTTTCGCAATATTTACCGACAACACGACTAtcgtaaaattgattttctttgaGGAATCGCTCAGGATTGTTATTTGAgtcaatgtaaattttagcTAAAGCATTATGAGTTGCTGGCTCAATACAGCCTTCGTGTACTCGTGATTCAAGCCATGGTAAAAGAAGTTTTAAGCGATTTCGCTTTTCGACTTCTTCGACAAGCTCATCAGTTGAAAATTGCCCTTTGACAACCAAAATCAAATTCTTAATGATATCTTCAGAACAATCAACATCCAATAATCCTCCAACAACAACGGGCAAACGAGATGGATTTACTTTTTGCACATAAATTTCAATGTATTTTTGCAAGTTGTTGCGATACAAATATAGGACCAAATCATGTACGAAATCGAAACGATCACAAACGATAATCAAAGGAAGTTGATCCGTCAATTTTGCTTccttcaagtaatttttgacGCGTTCTGCGTTGTAGCAGTTACTTTCACGACAAATTCTCTCGACTTCCTTAATTTGATTCGTTTTGCATGCAGCTTGAATATATTTAAAGTGAACTTCCGAGTCCTGACTAAAGTTCACAATAGATCCAAGGAAATAGAATAGTCCTTCGTATGATTTGAAGGATTCGAATAAATCAATGAGAGACTTTGTGCTCAATTGTTCGTGGTATTTTGTAGCGATTTGAACAC
The sequence above is drawn from the Culicoides brevitarsis isolate CSIRO-B50_1 chromosome 1, AGI_CSIRO_Cbre_v1, whole genome shotgun sequence genome and encodes:
- the LOC134836729 gene encoding clathrin heavy chain — translated: MSSQPLPIRFQEHLQLTAIGINQTSIAFSNLTMESDKFICVREKVGETAQVVIIDLNDAQNPIRRPISADSAIMNPASKVIALKAGKTLQIFNIEMKSKMKAHTMTEEVVFWKWISLNSLALVTEGAVYHWSMEGDSLPVKMFDRHSSLNNCQIINYRTDLKQQWLLLVGITAQQNRVVGAMQLYSVERKVSQPIEGHAAAFATFKMEGNPEPSTLFCFAVRTATGGKLHIIEVGTPPTGNQPFTKKAVDLFFPPEAQNDFPVAMQVSEKYDTIYLITKYGYIHLYDIESATCIYMNRISADTIFVTAPHEASGGIIGVNRKGQVLSVTVDEEQIINYINVGLQNSDLALRMAVRNNLAGAEDLFVRKFNQLFQNAQYAEAAKVAAIAPKGILRTPQTIQKFQQVQPPPGSTSPPLLQYFGILLDQGKLNKYESLELCRPVLLQGKKQLVEKWVKEEKLECSEELGDLVKPSDLNLALSIYLRANIPNKVIQCFAETGQFQKIVMYAKKVNYQPDYIFLLRQLMRTNPDAGSGFVSMLVADEEPLADINQIVDIFMEQNLVQQCTAFLLDALKHNRPNEGPLQTRLLEMNLLSAPQVADAILGNAMFTHYDRAHIAQLCEKAGLLQRALEHYTDLYDIKRAVVHTQLLSGDWLVGFFGTLSVEDSLECLKAMLTANIRQNLQICVQIATKYHEQLSTKSLIDLFESFKSYEGLFYFLGSIVNFSQDSEVHFKYIQAACKTNQIKEVERICRESNCYNAERVKNYLKEAKLTDQLPLIIVCDRFDFVHDLVLYLYRNNLQKYIEIYVQKVNPSRLPVVVGGLLDVDCSEDIIKNLILVVKGQFSTDELVEEVEKRNRLKLLLPWLESRVHEGCIEPATHNALAKIYIDSNNNPERFLKENQFYDSRVVGKYCEKRDPHLACVAYERGQCDRELIAVCNENSLFKSEARYLVRRRDPDLWAEVLLESNPYKRQLIDQVVQTALSETQDPDDISTTVKAFMAADLPNELIELLEKIVLDSSVFSDHRNLQNLLILTAIKADRTRVMDYINRLDNYDAPDIANIAISNQLYEEAFAIFRKFDVNTSAIQVLIENVENLERANEFAERCNEPAVWSQLAKAQLQQGKVKEAIDSYIKADDPSAYIDVVDVASKNDSWEDLVRYLQMARKKARESYIESELIYAYARTGRLADLEEFVSGPNHADIQKIGDRCFNDKMYEAAKLLYNNVSNFARLAITLVHLKEFQGAVDGARKANSTRTWKEVCFACVDAQEFRLAQMCGLHIVVHADELEDLINYYQDRGHFEELIGLLEAALGLERAHMGMFTELAILYSKYKPAKMREHLELFWSRVNIPKVLRAAESAHLWSELVFLYDKYEEYDNAVLAMMAHPTEAWREGHFKDIITKVANIELYYKSIQFYLDYKPLLLNDMLLVLAPRMDHTRAVNFFTKTGHLQLVKPYLRSVQSLNNKAINEALNGLLIDEEDYQGLRTSIDAFDNFDNIALAQKLEKHELTEFRRIAAYLYKGNNRWKQSVELCKKDRLFKDAMEYAAESHQGEIAEELLGWFLERKAFDCFAACLFQCYDLLRPDVILELAWRHNIMDFAMPYLIQVTREYTSKVDKLEQVEQERQKDTENSEVKPMIMPEPQLMLTAGPGMGIPPQYIPQQQYAPGYQMPYQGYGM